The DNA sequence ACACCGGTGATGGGCGGGCCGCACTCGAAGAGCTGACGATTATCACCGACACCGGCGCGGCACCGGAGGCATGGGTATGGACGCATGCGCAGAGCGAGCCGGATAGAGCCTTGCATCTCCAGGCAGCCAAGGCAGGAGGCTGGGTGGCCTTCGACGGCCTGTATCCGCAATTGGCAGACCGCTATGTGGCTTTCCTGCAAGACATGAAGGCTCGACGCCTGCTACACCGCGTCCTCATCTCACACGATGCCGGGTGGTACGAAGTAGGAAAGCCGCGAGGTGGCATGATCCGTCCCTATGTGTCCGTTTTTGAAGACCTCATTCCAGCCCTGAAAAAGGCGGGGTTTACGACGGCTGAGCGGCGTCAACTGTTCGAAACAAATCCTGCGGAAGCACTCACCATCCGGATCAGGAAGACGCCCCCTCAATTCTGAACGCATTGCGTTCAATCGGGAGAGCAAACCTACTTCCCGATACAAAACTTCGAAAAAATACTATCCAGCAAATCCTCGTTACTGATGCTTCCCGTGATTTCTCCCAGGTAATGAAGCGCCTGCCGGATCTCAAATGCAAGCAGTTCACCGCTTACCAGTTGTTCCATCATTTCCAGGGCGTTTGCGAGCGCTTCGTCCGTGCGTGTGAGGGCTTCGATGTGCCGGATGTTGGAGATGATCGTTTCATCGCTGTCCAGCCGGGCGGCCTGGGCCTTTTCTAACAAGGCATCAGTAAGAATCGTTATATTTTGCTGTTCCCTGGCGGAGATCAGCAACAAATTTTCGGCGAATGAATAATCCGAACGTACTTTTTCGCTTTCAAGCAGGTCTATTTTATTGGCTACTGCCAGCAGGTTTTCCGGCTTGGCCATGTGTGTGCGGATCTCGTCCAATATCCCTCCCAGCTCAACCGGTGAAACTTCACGCGGATCAAACAGGTACAGCACAATGGCTGATTGTTTGATCTTCCCATAGGCACGCTCCACTCCTATTGCCTCGATTTTATCGGTAGTTTCGCGGATGCCGGCGGTATCAATGAAGCGGAAACGAATGCCGCCGATGACCAGTTCGTCTTCAATAATATCGCGGGTGGTGCCGGGAATATCGGAAACGATTGCCCGTTCTTCGTTCAGCAATGCATTCAGAAGGGTGGATTTACCCGCGTTGGGTTTGCCGGAAATGACGACAGGCAGGCCGCTTTTAATGGCATTGCCTAATTCGAAAGAGCTGATCATCCTGCCAAGTTCGAGCCGGATTTGATGCACCAGGCTGCTCAGCTGCTCGCGGTTTGCAAATTCCACGTCTTCTTCGGAAAAATCGAGTTCCAATTCTATCAGGGAGGCAAATTGGATGAGTTGTTCGCGCAATTGCTGCAGTTTCCCGGAAATGCCGCCGCGCAATTGCTGCAGGGCTACGCGGTGGGATGCACCGGACGTGGAAGCAATGAGGTCGGCAACGGCTTCGGCCTGCGAGAGATCCAGCTGGCCGTTAAGGAAAGCGCGCTGAGTGAATTCGCCGGGCTTTGCGGCGCGGGCTCCCTCGCGGATAAAAAGCCGGATAAGCCGGTCAATAATATAGGGCGAAGCGTGACAGGACACCTCTGCTGAATGCTCTTTCGTATAGGAACGAGGAGCAATGAACAGGCTGACCAATACTTCGTCTATCAGCGTTTCGCCATCATTGATCGTACCCAAATGCAAGGTATGAGAGGGCTGTTCTTCCAGGTTTTTCCCATGGAAGACCTTATTGACAATGCGAATTGAATCAGGGCCGGAAAGGCGGATAACGGCAATGGCGCCGGTGCCGGCGGGGGTGGCAAGGGCCACGATGGTATCATTTTGAAAGTCTTGTTGCATGCGCTAAAATATTCAGATTTCCCCGCTTTGCCGGCGGGCTTTATCACGGCGGATCATCGCCCCGAAGTCCAGTCCCAGTTCCATGGCTTCTACTGTCATGGCGATGCGCCTGGTGCGGGTGGGCTCGGTTTTCGCGCCGTTGATCCAGTTGATGAAATAGTTGCGGTTGGCTTTATTGAACTTCATGAAATTTTCAAG is a window from the Anseongella ginsenosidimutans genome containing:
- the mnmE gene encoding tRNA uridine-5-carboxymethylaminomethyl(34) synthesis GTPase MnmE, producing the protein MQQDFQNDTIVALATPAGTGAIAVIRLSGPDSIRIVNKVFHGKNLEEQPSHTLHLGTINDGETLIDEVLVSLFIAPRSYTKEHSAEVSCHASPYIIDRLIRLFIREGARAAKPGEFTQRAFLNGQLDLSQAEAVADLIASTSGASHRVALQQLRGGISGKLQQLREQLIQFASLIELELDFSEEDVEFANREQLSSLVHQIRLELGRMISSFELGNAIKSGLPVVISGKPNAGKSTLLNALLNEERAIVSDIPGTTRDIIEDELVIGGIRFRFIDTAGIRETTDKIEAIGVERAYGKIKQSAIVLYLFDPREVSPVELGGILDEIRTHMAKPENLLAVANKIDLLESEKVRSDYSFAENLLLISAREQQNITILTDALLEKAQAARLDSDETIISNIRHIEALTRTDEALANALEMMEQLVSGELLAFEIRQALHYLGEITGSISNEDLLDSIFSKFCIGK